One segment of Streptomyces sp. YIM 121038 DNA contains the following:
- a CDS encoding sigma-70 family RNA polymerase sigma factor: MPKDAPRRWDRRMQQRLSHGEAAALGELYDRFASLVHGLAHRVLGDVAAADRITRDVFTHVWENPDAYDPKQGPLRSWIATLAHQQAVRRLRQTESAALARGGAGTTEDLERKVRRASAAARADYIVTAMPAPLRAALELAYFQRRDYRQTAADLGVTEDEARRRLRLGLQLLSTAHDATATAFGDGPSDQDHGTHGYGRAL; encoded by the coding sequence ATGCCGAAGGACGCGCCGCGTCGTTGGGACCGCCGCATGCAACAGCGGCTCTCCCACGGGGAAGCGGCGGCACTCGGAGAGCTGTACGACCGCTTCGCCTCGCTCGTGCACGGCCTCGCGCACCGCGTGCTCGGCGACGTCGCGGCGGCCGACCGCATCACGCGCGACGTGTTCACGCACGTGTGGGAGAACCCCGACGCCTACGACCCCAAGCAGGGCCCGCTGCGCTCCTGGATCGCCACGCTCGCCCACCAGCAGGCCGTGCGCAGGCTGCGCCAGACCGAGTCCGCCGCGCTCGCCCGGGGCGGCGCGGGCACCACGGAGGACCTGGAGCGCAAGGTGCGCCGCGCCTCCGCCGCCGCCCGCGCCGACTACATCGTCACGGCCATGCCCGCCCCGCTGCGCGCCGCGCTCGAACTGGCCTACTTCCAGCGGCGCGACTACCGCCAGACCGCCGCCGACCTCGGCGTCACCGAGGACGAGGCCCGCCGCAGGCTCCGCCTCGGCCTGCAGCTGCTCTCCACCGCCCACGACGCCACCGCGACCGCCTTCGGCGACGGCCCGTCCGATCAGGACCACGGCACGCACGGGTACGGGAGAGCGCTGTGA
- a CDS encoding AMP-binding protein yields MTDTAHALAACRTLWELIERRAALTPGAPALIQAADDPGDDRTLTFGGLRERCERVAAGLYERGVGPGTVVAWQLPTRIETAVLSFALARLSAVQSPVIPFYRDREVGFALRESKAEFFAVPGVWRGYDHTELARRLGARGVFTAYDELPEGDPGVLPVPPRDGTAVRWIYWTSGTTSDPKGVLHTDRSLIAGGACLAHALKLSPRDVGSMAFPFAHIAGPDYTVMLLLYGFPAVMFERFALPEALDGYRRHGVTVAGGSTAFYSMFLAEQRKDPGRPLVPTLRLLAGGGAPKPPELYHAVVRELGCRLTHGYGMTEVPMITMGSPDDSPEHLATTEGRPPAGMEIRVTDPAGRELPTGADGEVRLRGEAVCRGYLDAAATREAFDADGFLRTGDLGRVLDSGHLVLTGRAKDVIIRKGENISAKEVEDLLHAHPAVADVAVIGLPDPTRGERVCAVVERAPGTPGLTLAEATAHLRAAGLSVHKLPEQLELVDELPRNDALRKVLKYKLRERYAD; encoded by the coding sequence GTGACCGACACCGCCCACGCGCTCGCCGCCTGCCGCACCCTGTGGGAGCTGATCGAGCGGCGCGCCGCGCTCACCCCCGGCGCCCCCGCCCTCATCCAGGCGGCCGACGACCCCGGCGACGACCGGACCCTCACCTTCGGCGGCCTGCGGGAGCGCTGCGAGCGGGTCGCGGCGGGGCTGTACGAGCGGGGAGTCGGGCCCGGCACCGTCGTCGCCTGGCAGCTGCCCACGCGCATCGAGACCGCCGTGCTCTCCTTCGCCCTGGCCAGGCTCAGCGCCGTCCAGTCCCCCGTCATCCCGTTCTACCGCGACCGCGAAGTCGGCTTCGCGCTGCGCGAGTCCAAGGCCGAGTTCTTCGCGGTGCCCGGGGTGTGGCGGGGCTACGACCACACGGAGCTGGCCCGCCGCCTCGGCGCGCGCGGCGTCTTCACCGCGTACGACGAACTGCCCGAAGGCGACCCCGGCGTGCTGCCCGTGCCGCCGCGCGACGGCACGGCCGTGCGCTGGATCTACTGGACCTCCGGCACGACCTCCGACCCCAAGGGCGTGCTGCACACGGACCGTTCGCTGATCGCGGGCGGCGCGTGCCTCGCCCACGCCCTGAAGCTCTCCCCGCGCGACGTCGGCTCCATGGCCTTCCCCTTCGCGCACATCGCGGGGCCCGACTACACGGTGATGCTGCTCCTGTACGGCTTCCCCGCCGTGATGTTCGAGCGCTTCGCGCTGCCGGAGGCCCTGGACGGCTACCGGCGGCACGGGGTGACCGTCGCGGGCGGCTCCACCGCCTTCTACTCGATGTTCCTCGCCGAGCAGCGCAAGGACCCCGGCCGGCCCCTCGTCCCCACCCTCAGGCTGCTCGCGGGCGGCGGCGCCCCGAAGCCGCCCGAGCTGTACCACGCCGTGGTGCGCGAGCTGGGCTGCCGGCTCACCCACGGCTACGGCATGACCGAAGTACCCATGATCACGATGGGCTCCCCCGACGACAGCCCCGAGCACCTCGCCACCACCGAGGGCCGCCCGCCCGCGGGCATGGAGATCCGCGTCACCGACCCCGCGGGCCGGGAGCTGCCCACCGGCGCGGACGGCGAGGTGCGGCTGCGCGGCGAGGCCGTCTGCCGCGGCTACCTCGACGCGGCCGCGACCCGCGAGGCCTTCGACGCCGACGGCTTCCTGCGCACCGGCGACCTGGGCCGCGTCCTGGACTCCGGGCACCTGGTGCTCACCGGCCGCGCCAAGGACGTCATCATCCGCAAGGGCGAGAACATCTCCGCCAAGGAGGTCGAGGACCTGCTGCACGCCCACCCCGCCGTGGCCGACGTGGCGGTGATCGGCCTGCCCGACCCCACCCGCGGCGAACGCGTCTGCGCCGTCGTGGAACGCGCCCCCGGCACCCCCGGCCTGACCCTCGCGGAGGCGACCGCACACCTGCGCGCGGCGGGCCTGTCCGTCCACAAGCTCCCCGAACAACTGGAACTCGTGGACGAACTGCCGCGCAACGACGCCCTGCGCAAGGTGCTCAAGTACAAGCTGCGGGAGCGGTACGCCGACTGA
- a CDS encoding cyclase family protein — MSAPLRGPDLPAMPPEFHEIAERVNNWGRWGADDELGTLNLITDAVVREAAAEVRTGRRVPLALPLRHDGVQAGLIPGRVNPLHTMVQINQCLFGPGTVATSDDAVTMGLQAATHWDALPHVSHSGLLYNGRPADSVTAHEGARFSGIEKVPHLLSRGILLDVARAHGLDRLPGDHAVTPEDLSLAEEFGGVTVRAGDVVLVRTGQVQLYLAGDKHAYALPSPGLSCRTPEWFHARDVAAVANDTLTFEIFPPEIENLWLPVHALHLVEMGMLQGQNWNLEELSTACGEERRHSFLLAAMPEPFTGATGTPVAPVAVL; from the coding sequence ATGTCGGCTCCGCTGCGCGGACCGGACCTGCCGGCCATGCCGCCCGAGTTCCACGAGATCGCCGAGCGCGTCAACAACTGGGGCCGCTGGGGCGCCGACGACGAACTGGGCACCCTGAACCTGATCACCGACGCGGTGGTGCGCGAGGCCGCCGCCGAGGTGCGCACGGGCCGCCGCGTCCCGCTCGCGCTGCCGCTGCGCCACGACGGCGTCCAGGCGGGCCTGATCCCCGGCCGGGTCAACCCGCTGCACACGATGGTGCAGATCAACCAGTGCCTCTTCGGCCCCGGCACGGTCGCGACCAGCGACGACGCGGTCACCATGGGCCTCCAGGCAGCCACCCACTGGGACGCCCTCCCGCACGTGTCGCACTCGGGCCTGCTCTACAACGGCCGCCCCGCCGACAGCGTCACGGCCCACGAGGGCGCCCGCTTCAGCGGCATCGAGAAGGTCCCGCACCTCCTCTCGCGGGGCATCCTGCTCGACGTGGCGCGCGCCCACGGCCTCGACCGGCTGCCCGGCGACCACGCGGTCACCCCCGAAGACCTGTCCCTGGCCGAGGAGTTCGGCGGCGTGACGGTGCGCGCCGGGGACGTCGTGCTCGTCCGCACGGGCCAGGTCCAGCTGTATCTGGCGGGCGACAAGCACGCGTACGCGCTGCCGTCGCCCGGGCTCTCCTGCCGCACCCCGGAGTGGTTCCACGCGCGGGACGTGGCGGCCGTCGCCAACGACACGCTCACCTTCGAGATCTTCCCGCCGGAGATCGAGAACCTGTGGCTGCCCGTGCACGCCCTCCACCTGGTGGAGATGGGCATGCTCCAGGGCCAGAACTGGAATCTCGAAGAGTTGTCCACAGCCTGTGGAGAAGAGCGGCGCCACAGCTTCCTGCTCGCGGCGATGCCCGAGCCGTTCACGGGCGCGACGGGCACCCCGGTGGCCCCGGTGGCCGTCCTCTGA
- a CDS encoding ABC transporter substrate-binding protein: protein MAALRRVFLPRPAETAHRARTAVLSAAALAACASLTAGCGVIPGTTGGSGDAPITVMTWAPDGTKATNKPGMPAMAKAFARWVNASGGLDGHQLKVITCNDHNDPVEAAGCARRAADEKAVAVVGSYSQHGRSFMSPLEVAGIPYIGGYGLTDDEFSSPLSYPVNGGQPALLAGNGRQLAGVCDRVSLVRPDTTTGDNLSKLLDSGLAEGDRAASADIRAPEDASDYTGQARQALDRSARGGRKGCVAAALGARTDTFFDSFRRVEASYPKVRTASVLGSVDQSLLDRTGGADGPYEGAYVTGWYPAEGDRRWEPMREVIRKHAFDDTRVDPADAGVQTTWIAYTVLRQAVESLNGGEVTSRALRKTLDQGLRVDTGGLTPMLSWRFDDMLAAGEYPRLVNADVTFQVVRDGRLVVTRRSFVNVQKTLESVR, encoded by the coding sequence ATGGCCGCCTTGCGACGCGTCTTCCTCCCCCGCCCCGCCGAGACCGCGCACCGAGCGCGCACAGCCGTGCTCAGCGCGGCGGCCCTGGCGGCGTGCGCGTCCCTGACGGCCGGCTGTGGGGTCATCCCCGGTACCACGGGGGGTTCCGGGGATGCCCCGATCACCGTCATGACCTGGGCGCCGGACGGCACCAAGGCCACCAACAAACCCGGCATGCCCGCGATGGCCAAGGCCTTCGCCCGCTGGGTCAACGCGAGCGGCGGCCTCGACGGCCACCAGCTCAAGGTCATCACCTGCAACGACCACAACGACCCGGTGGAGGCCGCGGGCTGCGCCCGCCGGGCCGCCGACGAGAAGGCGGTCGCGGTCGTCGGCTCGTACAGCCAGCACGGCCGGTCCTTCATGTCCCCCCTGGAGGTCGCGGGCATCCCGTACATCGGCGGCTACGGCCTCACCGACGACGAGTTCTCCAGCCCGCTGTCCTACCCCGTCAACGGCGGCCAGCCCGCGCTGCTCGCGGGCAACGGACGCCAGCTCGCCGGGGTCTGCGACCGCGTGTCCCTGGTGCGGCCCGACACCACCACGGGCGACAACCTCTCCAAGCTCCTCGACTCCGGCCTCGCCGAGGGCGACCGCGCCGCCTCCGCCGACATCCGGGCGCCCGAGGACGCCTCGGACTACACCGGGCAGGCGCGGCAGGCCCTCGACCGCTCCGCGCGCGGCGGCAGGAAGGGCTGCGTGGCGGCGGCGCTCGGCGCGCGCACGGACACCTTCTTCGACTCGTTCCGGCGCGTCGAGGCGAGCTATCCGAAGGTGCGCACCGCCTCCGTGCTCGGCAGCGTCGACCAGTCCCTCCTGGACCGCACCGGCGGCGCCGACGGCCCCTACGAGGGCGCGTACGTCACCGGCTGGTACCCGGCCGAGGGCGACAGGCGCTGGGAGCCGATGCGCGAGGTGATCCGCAAGCACGCCTTCGACGACACCCGCGTGGACCCCGCGGACGCGGGCGTGCAGACCACCTGGATCGCGTACACCGTGCTGCGGCAGGCCGTCGAGTCGCTGAACGGCGGCGAGGTGACCTCCCGCGCCCTGCGCAAGACCCTCGACCAGGGCCTGCGCGTGGACACCGGCGGGCTCACGCCGATGCTGAGCTGGCGCTTCGACGACATGCTCGCGGCGGGCGAGTACCCGCGTCTGGTGAACGCGGACGTGACCTTCCAGGTGGTGCGCGACGGCCGCCTGGTGGTGACGCGCAGGTCGTTCGTGAACGTGCAGAAGACCCTGGAGTCCGTCCGCTGA
- a CDS encoding ATP-binding protein encodes MQVLQVQLEVGPDPAEVGRARRWARSRLAGSGIAADEPLAETLILLISELVTNAVVHTGCPAVLRMLLPGVPASEPGTVRVEVTDRSARPPRPRHAEGDETNGRGLELVDGLADRWGWQPDGAGKRIWCEVDRCAAAAASASRGLAYEEVALGAR; translated from the coding sequence GTGCAGGTGCTTCAAGTTCAGCTGGAAGTCGGGCCGGACCCCGCGGAAGTGGGGCGGGCCCGCAGATGGGCGCGGTCACGGCTCGCCGGGTCGGGCATAGCGGCGGACGAGCCGCTGGCCGAGACGCTCATCCTGCTGATCTCGGAGCTCGTCACCAACGCCGTGGTGCACACGGGCTGTCCGGCCGTCCTGCGCATGCTGCTCCCCGGTGTGCCCGCCAGTGAACCGGGCACGGTGCGCGTCGAGGTCACGGACCGCAGCGCGCGGCCGCCGCGGCCCCGGCACGCGGAGGGCGACGAGACCAACGGGCGCGGGCTCGAGCTCGTGGACGGGCTCGCGGACCGGTGGGGGTGGCAGCCGGACGGGGCCGGGAAGCGGATCTGGTGCGAGGTCGACCGGTGTGCCGCCGCCGCTGCTTCCGCTTCGCGGGGGCTCGCTTATGAAGAGGTTGCTCTCGGGGCGCGCTGA
- a CDS encoding acyl-CoA dehydrogenase family protein, protein MDFQPDDDQRALRDGLRALLGGRFGRDALRAAVAAPGLDRGLWRALGEAGFFALCVPEAHGGLGLGAAEAVLVFEEAGRALLPGPLAATFLAAGDVEGAAAGEVVVTAVDGTLVPWLDAADVVLGDAAGAEALRSVDPLTPLHRVPGGRAGAPGDASLLLAAEQLGSACRTRDLAVQHAREREQFGRPVGAFQAVKHLCAELLVRTEVTRAAVYAAAVTGDPGEVAGAKLLADDAAARNARDCLQVYGGMGFTWEADVHLHLKRAWVRAGLGTTAARAEEELAAAL, encoded by the coding sequence GTGGACTTCCAACCGGACGACGACCAGAGGGCGTTGCGCGACGGCTTGCGCGCGCTGCTCGGCGGCCGCTTCGGACGGGACGCGCTGCGGGCCGCCGTGGCCGCGCCCGGCCTCGACCGGGGGCTCTGGCGGGCCCTCGGCGAGGCCGGGTTCTTCGCCCTGTGCGTCCCGGAGGCGCACGGCGGGCTCGGCCTCGGCGCGGCCGAGGCGGTGCTCGTCTTCGAGGAGGCCGGGCGGGCGCTGCTGCCCGGGCCCCTGGCGGCGACGTTCCTCGCGGCGGGCGACGTCGAGGGCGCGGCGGCCGGCGAGGTGGTCGTGACCGCCGTGGACGGCACGCTCGTACCCTGGCTCGACGCCGCCGACGTCGTCCTGGGGGACGCCGCCGGTGCCGAGGCGCTGCGCTCCGTGGACCCCCTGACACCGCTGCACCGCGTTCCGGGCGGGCGCGCCGGGGCGCCGGGCGACGCCTCGCTGCTGCTCGCCGCGGAACAGCTCGGGTCGGCCTGCCGCACCCGCGACCTGGCGGTCCAACACGCCCGCGAGCGGGAGCAGTTCGGGCGGCCCGTCGGCGCCTTCCAGGCGGTCAAGCACCTGTGCGCCGAGCTGCTCGTCCGCACCGAGGTGACGCGGGCCGCCGTGTACGCCGCCGCCGTCACGGGCGACCCGGGCGAGGTGGCCGGGGCCAAACTCCTCGCCGACGACGCCGCCGCGCGCAACGCCCGCGACTGCCTCCAGGTGTACGGCGGCATGGGGTTCACCTGGGAGGCGGACGTGCATCTGCATCTGAAGCGGGCCTGGGTGCGGGCCGGACTCGGCACGACGGCGGCCCGCGCGGAGGAGGAGCTGGCCGCCGCGCTGTGA
- a CDS encoding STAS domain-containing protein: MTLKVAVGEQQGWAVLRVSGEMDLLTSPVLRQRVHEAVAEGRRSLVLDLSDVLFCDSSGVGVLIATRRLMRSCRGRLRLILPARGAVEGSHVNRVLAALGVRRLFEVYPDAERAVDDAAEPLSA; encoded by the coding sequence GTGACGCTGAAGGTGGCCGTCGGCGAGCAGCAGGGCTGGGCCGTGCTGCGGGTCTCGGGCGAGATGGACCTCCTGACGTCACCGGTGCTGCGCCAGCGGGTCCACGAAGCGGTGGCCGAGGGCCGCCGCAGCCTGGTCCTCGACCTGTCCGACGTGCTGTTCTGCGACTCCAGCGGCGTGGGCGTGCTGATCGCCACGCGCCGGCTGATGCGCTCGTGCCGGGGCCGTCTGCGGCTGATCCTGCCCGCCCGGGGCGCGGTCGAGGGCTCGCACGTCAACCGGGTCCTCGCGGCCCTCGGCGTACGGCGCCTGTTCGAGGTGTACCCGGATGCGGAGCGGGCCGTGGACGACGCGGCGGAACCCCTGTCGGCGTAG
- a CDS encoding EF-hand domain-containing protein, whose amino-acid sequence MDSAEYERKIAARFATFDQDGNGYISREDFSTAAAALLAEFGVTARSEKGQALYIGAEAFWQGMAGIADRDGDQRITRDEFVGGAVKRLRDNPARFAEIARPFLHAALSLADGDGAVQGADVERALRALGVQREIASLAAQSLGPVTEEQVLTAFAAYFTVPE is encoded by the coding sequence ATGGACAGTGCCGAGTACGAGCGTAAGATCGCGGCCCGTTTCGCCACCTTCGACCAGGACGGCAACGGCTACATCTCCCGTGAGGACTTCAGCACGGCGGCGGCGGCGCTGCTCGCCGAGTTCGGGGTGACCGCGCGGTCCGAGAAGGGCCAGGCCCTGTACATCGGGGCCGAGGCGTTCTGGCAGGGCATGGCCGGGATCGCCGACCGCGACGGGGACCAGCGGATCACCCGGGACGAGTTCGTGGGCGGGGCCGTGAAGCGGCTGCGGGACAACCCGGCGCGGTTCGCGGAGATCGCGCGGCCGTTCCTGCACGCCGCGTTGTCCTTGGCGGACGGCGACGGGGCTGTACAGGGGGCGGATGTAGAGCGGGCCCTGCGGGCCCTGGGCGTGCAGCGGGAGATCGCGTCCCTGGCCGCGCAGTCCCTCGGGCCGGTGACTGAGGAGCAGGTCCTCACCGCGTTCGCCGCGTACTTCACCGTCCCCGAGTAG
- a CDS encoding maleylpyruvate isomerase N-terminal domain-containing protein: protein MEDTGAPLPDAGPAAAAPEPLVLDHRVLKSLLGAWALAACSAAESSAVEEHLGDCGPCAEEALRLRDAVGLLHPEESLDLDPGLRTRVLASCLGRRPPRVPLPEWAAPYDAETARLDALLQDIGDSEWHAPVRLRWFDDDHPVTRKTTVAGVIAHLLAVDGLVGTALGLDDPLGTGAPPSLDPGERTEAYWRASQFPPTRAVRGPWRDQTHELIRTVSFAGGGSGRLAVTYGVAPDAPGGEAGRFELPLRDSMLERAFECWIHAEDIAQAVDYPYEPPAPRHLHHMIDLAARLLPVTLAERRRAGRAGPARELVAAGAPGRSLRLEVEGVGGGEWLIPLDSPGASGSADLEVAHVALDGVEFCRLAAGHVSPEEAAAGQVGDREAIRDVLFAAASLSRM, encoded by the coding sequence GTGGAGGACACCGGCGCGCCCCTGCCCGACGCCGGGCCCGCCGCGGCCGCGCCCGAGCCGCTCGTGCTCGACCACCGCGTCCTGAAGTCCCTCCTCGGGGCGTGGGCGCTCGCCGCCTGCTCCGCCGCGGAGTCGAGCGCCGTCGAGGAGCACCTCGGCGACTGCGGGCCGTGCGCGGAGGAGGCGCTGCGGCTGCGGGACGCCGTCGGGCTCCTCCACCCCGAGGAGAGCCTCGACCTCGACCCCGGTCTGCGCACCCGCGTCCTGGCGAGCTGCCTGGGGCGGCGCCCGCCCCGCGTCCCGCTGCCGGAGTGGGCCGCCCCGTACGACGCGGAGACCGCCCGGCTCGACGCGCTGCTCCAGGACATCGGGGACTCCGAGTGGCACGCGCCGGTGCGGCTGCGCTGGTTCGACGACGACCACCCCGTGACCCGCAAGACCACCGTCGCGGGGGTGATCGCCCACCTCCTCGCCGTCGACGGCCTGGTCGGCACCGCGCTCGGCCTCGACGACCCGCTGGGCACCGGGGCGCCGCCGAGCCTCGACCCGGGGGAGCGCACGGAGGCGTACTGGCGCGCGTCGCAGTTCCCGCCCACGCGGGCGGTGCGCGGGCCCTGGCGGGACCAGACGCACGAGCTGATCCGGACGGTGTCGTTCGCGGGCGGCGGGTCCGGGCGCCTCGCGGTGACGTACGGGGTCGCGCCGGACGCGCCCGGCGGCGAGGCCGGGCGGTTCGAACTCCCGCTGCGCGACTCCATGCTGGAGCGGGCCTTCGAGTGCTGGATCCACGCCGAGGACATCGCGCAGGCCGTCGACTACCCCTACGAGCCGCCCGCGCCCCGGCATCTGCACCACATGATCGACCTGGCGGCGCGGCTGCTGCCCGTGACGCTGGCCGAGCGGCGCCGGGCCGGGCGTGCGGGTCCCGCGCGGGAGCTCGTCGCCGCGGGGGCGCCGGGGCGCAGCCTGCGTCTTGAGGTCGAGGGCGTCGGGGGCGGCGAGTGGCTGATCCCGCTCGACTCGCCCGGGGCCAGCGGCTCCGCCGACCTGGAGGTCGCGCACGTGGCCCTCGACGGCGTGGAGTTCTGCCGCCTGGCGGCGGGCCACGTGTCCCCCGAGGAGGCGGCCGCGGGCCAGGTCGGGGACCGCGAGGCCATCCGGGACGTCCTCTTCGCCGCGGCGTCCCTGAGCCGCATGTAG
- the purU gene encoding formyltetrahydrofolate deformylase, producing the protein MNEQSAAVSEKPADRTTDRAEQYVLTLSCPDKQGIVHAVSSYLFMTGCNIEDSQQFGDHDTGLFFMRVHFSAESPVTVDKLRASFAAIGDSFHMDWQIHRAEDRMRVVLMVSKFGHCLNDLLFRSRIGALPVEIAAVVSNHTDFAELSASYGIPFHHIPVTKDTKADAEARLLQLVRDLDVELVVLARYMQVISDDLCKQLSGRIINIHHSFLPSFKGARPYHQAHARGVKLIGATAHYVTADLDEGPIIEQEVERVGHEVTPAQLVAIGRDVECQALARAVKWHAEHRILLNGHRTVVFA; encoded by the coding sequence ATGAACGAGCAGTCCGCCGCCGTGAGCGAGAAGCCCGCCGACCGCACGACCGACCGCGCCGAGCAGTACGTCCTCACGCTCTCGTGCCCGGACAAACAGGGCATCGTGCACGCCGTGTCGAGCTATCTGTTCATGACCGGCTGCAACATCGAGGACAGCCAGCAGTTCGGCGACCACGACACCGGGCTGTTCTTCATGCGGGTCCACTTCTCGGCGGAGTCGCCCGTCACCGTGGACAAGCTGCGCGCGAGCTTCGCCGCGATCGGCGACTCCTTCCACATGGACTGGCAGATCCACCGGGCCGAGGACCGGATGCGGGTCGTCCTGATGGTCTCCAAGTTCGGCCACTGCCTGAACGACCTGCTCTTCCGCTCCCGCATCGGCGCCCTGCCGGTGGAGATCGCGGCCGTCGTCTCCAACCACACGGACTTCGCCGAGCTGTCCGCCTCGTACGGGATTCCGTTCCACCACATCCCGGTCACCAAGGACACCAAGGCCGACGCGGAGGCGCGCCTCCTCCAGCTCGTCCGGGACCTGGACGTCGAGCTCGTCGTGCTCGCCCGCTACATGCAGGTGATCTCGGACGACCTCTGCAAGCAGCTCAGCGGACGGATCATCAACATCCACCACTCGTTCCTGCCGAGCTTCAAGGGCGCGCGGCCGTACCACCAGGCGCACGCGCGCGGTGTGAAGCTCATCGGTGCCACCGCGCACTATGTGACCGCGGACCTCGACGAGGGGCCGATCATCGAGCAGGAGGTCGAGCGGGTGGGGCACGAGGTGACGCCCGCGCAGCTCGTCGCCATCGGCCGTGACGTCGAGTGCCAGGCCCTCGCGCGGGCCGTCAAGTGGCACGCGGAGCACCGCATCCTCCTGAACGGCCACCGCACGGTCGTCTTCGCCTGA
- a CDS encoding acyl-CoA dehydrogenase family protein, translating to MDLSYTAQEEDFRARLRDWLADVLPELPERPDPLDWPGRRAYDTGWQRTLYDAGYADVHWEASPTLRMIFLEESERAGAPYVGANFVGLLHAGPTIAAEGTPEQRARWLEPILRGDEVWCQGFSEPDAGSDLAALRTRARRDGDHYVVSGSKVWTSHAEVADWCELLVRTDPEAPKHRGISWLALPMDAPGITVRPLRTLAGSTEFAEVFLDEVRVPVANRVGAEDDGWRVTMVTLSFERGTAFVGEVVACRRVLGELAREARANGRWDDAVLRRRLGRLGAEFQALWRLTQWNVSEAQRTGGVPGVGGSVFKLRYSHARQELYDAAAEVLGDAALDLESPWTRERLSSLSYTIAAGTSQIQRNIVAERILGLPKGR from the coding sequence GTGGACCTCTCGTACACCGCGCAGGAGGAGGACTTCCGCGCCCGGCTGCGGGACTGGCTCGCCGACGTGCTGCCCGAGCTGCCCGAGCGCCCCGACCCGCTCGACTGGCCGGGGCGGCGCGCGTACGACACCGGCTGGCAGCGGACGCTGTACGACGCCGGGTACGCGGACGTCCACTGGGAGGCGTCGCCCACGCTGCGGATGATCTTCCTGGAGGAGAGCGAGCGCGCCGGGGCGCCGTACGTGGGCGCGAACTTCGTCGGGCTGCTGCACGCCGGGCCCACCATCGCCGCCGAGGGCACCCCCGAACAGCGGGCGCGCTGGCTGGAGCCGATCCTGCGCGGCGACGAGGTCTGGTGCCAGGGCTTCAGCGAACCGGACGCGGGCTCGGACCTGGCGGCGCTGCGCACGCGCGCGCGGCGCGACGGCGACCACTACGTGGTGAGCGGCTCCAAGGTCTGGACCTCGCACGCCGAGGTCGCCGACTGGTGCGAACTCCTCGTGCGGACCGACCCCGAGGCGCCCAAGCACCGGGGCATCAGCTGGCTCGCCCTGCCGATGGACGCGCCGGGGATCACGGTGCGGCCGCTGCGGACGCTCGCCGGGTCCACGGAGTTCGCGGAGGTCTTCCTCGACGAGGTGCGCGTGCCCGTCGCCAACCGGGTCGGCGCCGAGGACGACGGCTGGCGCGTCACCATGGTGACGCTGTCCTTCGAACGCGGCACCGCCTTCGTCGGCGAGGTGGTCGCCTGCCGCCGCGTGCTCGGCGAACTCGCCCGCGAGGCCCGCGCGAACGGCCGCTGGGACGATGCGGTGCTGCGCCGCAGGCTCGGGCGCCTCGGCGCCGAGTTCCAGGCCCTGTGGCGCCTCACGCAGTGGAACGTGAGCGAGGCCCAGCGCACCGGCGGCGTGCCCGGCGTGGGCGGTTCGGTGTTCAAGCTGCGCTACTCGCACGCGCGCCAGGAGCTGTACGACGCCGCCGCCGAGGTCCTCGGGGACGCCGCCCTCGACCTGGAGAGCCCCTGGACCCGGGAGCGGCTCTCCTCGCTGTCGTACACCATCGCGGCGGGCACCTCGCAGATCCAGCGGAACATCGTGGCCGAGCGGATCCTCGGCCTGCCGAAGGGACGGTGA